From the Wolbachia endosymbiont (group B) of Protocalliphora azurea genome, one window contains:
- a CDS encoding IS256 family transposase: MSQANRTTGLVDYKELETNILSSIREGRPLTGRDGALTPFIKRLLEASLEGEIESHMSAKSEENNRRNGRNAKTLRTSSGSFELLTPRDREGSFEPQIVKKRQTSLHPELEAKVLSTYASGMGYRDIASHVEEIYDHKISAAEISNITDKLLPIINEWRSRPLQSVYPIVFMDGMFFKVKEDGHCVSKCMYNILGINQNGRKEVLGFYLAESEGANFWLGVLNDLKERGVEDILIACVDGLKSFPAAINSVFPSAEVQLCIVHQIRNSLKYVSSKDVKVFMNDLKKIYRASSKEIAENYLLELEEKWGEKYPLVIKSWQNNWENLSSYFKYSGPVRKLIYTTNPIEGLHRQIRKFTKTKGSFTSTNALYKQVYCAIKKVEQRWIMALPNWALTMSQLDIFFPDRLKIELN, encoded by the coding sequence ATGAGTCAAGCAAATAGAACTACTGGTTTGGTAGATTATAAAGAATTAGAAACAAATATCCTGTCATCTATACGAGAAGGAAGACCATTGACAGGAAGAGATGGAGCATTAACACCGTTTATAAAAAGGCTGCTAGAGGCAAGTCTGGAAGGTGAAATAGAAAGCCACATGTCAGCTAAAAGTGAAGAAAATAACCGAAGAAATGGAAGGAATGCAAAAACTTTACGTACAAGTTCAGGCTCATTTGAACTATTAACACCAAGAGACAGAGAAGGAAGCTTTGAACCGCAAATAGTCAAAAAAAGGCAAACAAGCCTACATCCAGAACTTGAAGCAAAGGTCTTAAGTACATACGCCAGTGGCATGGGATACAGAGACATAGCTTCACACGTTGAGGAAATATATGACCATAAAATATCAGCAGCAGAGATATCCAATATTACTGATAAACTGCTACCAATAATCAATGAATGGCGCAGCCGTCCATTGCAATCAGTGTATCCAATAGTGTTCATGGATGGCATGTTTTTTAAGGTCAAGGAGGACGGACATTGCGTAAGTAAATGCATGTATAATATATTGGGTATAAATCAAAATGGCAGAAAAGAAGTATTAGGTTTTTATCTGGCTGAAAGTGAGGGAGCTAACTTCTGGTTGGGAGTTTTAAATGACCTCAAAGAAAGAGGAGTAGAAGATATTCTGATTGCATGTGTAGATGGGCTAAAAAGCTTTCCTGCAGCCATCAACAGTGTATTTCCCAGTGCAGAAGTGCAGCTATGTATAGTACACCAAATAAGAAATTCTCTGAAATATGTATCCAGTAAAGATGTAAAAGTTTTCATGAATGATCTGAAAAAAATATATCGTGCTTCAAGTAAAGAAATTGCTGAGAATTATCTGCTTGAGCTGGAAGAAAAATGGGGAGAAAAGTATCCTTTAGTTATAAAATCCTGGCAGAACAATTGGGAAAACTTATCCAGTTATTTTAAGTATTCTGGGCCAGTTAGGAAGCTGATTTACACCACTAATCCAATTGAGGGGTTGCATAGACAAATCAGGAAATTTACTAAAACTAAGGGTTCATTTACTAGTACAAATGCCTTGTACAAACAGGTATATTGTGCTATAAAAAAGGTAGAGCAAAGGTGGATTATGGCTCTCCCTAATTGGGCTTTAACTATGTCTCAACTTGATATTTTCTTTCCAGATAGATTGAAAATTGAGTTGAACTAA
- the uvrC gene encoding excinuclease ABC subunit UvrC, protein MLRQYKEQIKSSPQSCGVYKMIGDKSKVLYIGKAKNLKSRLSDYLQFENLSERIRVMISQVIKVEIFITENEIEALLLEAQLIKSLKPSYNILLRDGKSYPYITISKHDYPRIAKYRGKFKKNEFHYYGPFPSAAAVKNTILSLQKAFLLRVCSDQYFSSTKRPCLEYQVKRCSAPCVDKITKDDYCKSVKQAQDTLLGRNKEVQRQLFSTMEKCSREMNYELAAVYRDRLKFLQQIQMQPMDFSFEEDADFFSVVREADLACIGVLSFRDKGNYGSIPYFIENCSDHSNDEILSTFLVNLYNPVNTPPAQIYVPDFIKDKEIIEQALYALTQKSIKVLHAKNSKERDLLNFIYNNSQHSLEQKLTDYRNNLEKLEELRKIFSLPNIPKRIEVYDNSHISGNQQVGVMIVAGQEGFLKSEYKKFTIKEEISGDDYKMMREVLTRRFSGNIKDIIPDFLLIDGGPGHVSIVQNVLEILNIKVPFACMAKGHDRNAGNERFYVPDREEFTLASDSKVMLYLQLLRNEAHRFAITSHRKKRDKQFFASQLSEISGVGSKRKKALMSHFGSVENISKASLAEIQNVPGISKGLAEIILQHVNSKKGTPK, encoded by the coding sequence ATGCTCAGGCAATATAAGGAACAAATCAAATCATCTCCACAATCCTGTGGCGTTTATAAGATGATTGGAGATAAGAGTAAGGTTTTATACATTGGTAAAGCAAAAAACTTGAAGTCGAGATTATCTGACTACCTTCAATTCGAAAACCTTTCTGAACGAATCAGAGTAATGATCTCACAGGTTATTAAGGTTGAAATATTCATCACTGAGAATGAAATCGAAGCATTGCTTCTTGAAGCACAGTTAATAAAATCGTTAAAACCATCTTATAATATTTTGCTTAGGGATGGAAAATCTTATCCTTATATAACAATTTCTAAGCATGATTATCCAAGAATAGCGAAATATAGAGGTAAGTTTAAGAAGAATGAGTTTCATTACTACGGCCCTTTTCCATCTGCTGCTGCTGTTAAGAACACTATATTATCATTGCAAAAAGCTTTTCTCTTAAGAGTATGTTCAGATCAATATTTCTCTTCAACAAAAAGACCATGTCTTGAGTATCAAGTTAAGCGCTGTTCAGCACCATGCGTAGATAAAATTACAAAAGATGATTACTGCAAATCAGTAAAACAAGCACAAGATACTCTGCTAGGAAGGAATAAAGAAGTGCAAAGACAGCTATTTTCTACAATGGAAAAGTGCAGTAGGGAGATGAACTACGAGCTTGCTGCTGTCTATAGAGATCGATTGAAATTTCTTCAGCAAATTCAAATGCAGCCAATGGATTTTTCTTTTGAAGAAGATGCAGATTTCTTTAGCGTTGTACGTGAGGCAGACTTAGCATGCATTGGTGTACTATCTTTCAGAGATAAAGGTAACTATGGAAGCATTCCTTACTTCATTGAGAATTGTAGTGATCATTCAAATGATGAAATTTTATCCACCTTTTTGGTCAATTTGTATAATCCAGTTAACACACCACCAGCGCAAATTTACGTTCCCGATTTTATTAAGGATAAGGAAATTATAGAACAAGCACTTTATGCTCTTACTCAAAAATCAATAAAAGTTTTGCATGCGAAAAATAGTAAAGAACGTGATTTGTTGAATTTTATTTACAATAATTCTCAGCATAGTCTAGAACAGAAGCTTACTGATTATAGAAATAACCTAGAAAAGCTCGAAGAGCTTAGGAAGATTTTCTCGTTACCAAATATTCCAAAGCGTATCGAGGTTTATGATAATAGCCATATATCTGGAAATCAACAAGTTGGTGTGATGATTGTTGCAGGGCAGGAAGGTTTTTTAAAAAGTGAATACAAAAAATTTACTATAAAAGAAGAAATTTCAGGTGATGACTATAAAATGATGAGAGAAGTGCTGACTAGACGTTTCTCTGGCAATATAAAAGATATAATCCCTGATTTTTTACTGATTGATGGCGGTCCAGGACATGTTTCCATAGTGCAGAATGTGTTGGAAATATTGAATATAAAAGTTCCTTTTGCTTGTATGGCAAAGGGTCATGATCGTAATGCAGGAAATGAAAGATTTTATGTGCCGGACAGAGAAGAATTTACTCTAGCAAGTGACAGTAAGGTCATGCTTTATTTACAATTGCTGCGTAATGAAGCTCACCGTTTTGCGATAACTTCGCATAGAAAAAAACGCGATAAACAGTTTTTTGCTTCACAATTAAGTGAAATATCCGGTGTTGGCAGTAAAAGAAAGAAGGCACTCATGTCTCATTTTGGTTCTGTAGAAAATATAAGCAAAGCTTCTCTAGCTGAAATTCAAAACGTACCTGGAATTAGTAAAGGTTTAGCAGAAATCATTCTTCAACACGTGAATTCTAAGAAAGGTACTCCTAAATAG
- a CDS encoding Smr/MutS family protein, with translation MSDDELDWQKNVKPIECGKVTLKVDHKVNIKSMIDKGASSLQENFLNTDNGDSSFCLDYNTKLKIDRGKYFISDKLDLHGYSIDNAYCKLIDFIIKNYQARNRCLLVITGHGNSTDKIDTIKNSLNKWLNDTKVRNMILYYQQAIKKHGGKGAFYVLLRRNKG, from the coding sequence ATGTCAGATGATGAGTTAGATTGGCAAAAAAATGTTAAGCCAATAGAATGTGGAAAAGTTACTTTGAAAGTTGATCACAAAGTAAATATAAAATCTATGATTGATAAAGGTGCCTCTAGTTTACAAGAAAATTTTCTTAATACTGATAATGGTGATTCATCATTTTGTCTTGACTACAATACAAAATTAAAGATCGATAGGGGCAAATATTTTATAAGCGATAAACTCGATTTGCATGGCTATAGTATAGATAATGCTTATTGTAAATTGATAGATTTTATTATCAAAAATTATCAAGCAAGGAATAGGTGCTTATTGGTAATTACGGGGCATGGTAATAGTACAGATAAAATAGACACTATAAAGAATAGCTTAAATAAGTGGTTGAATGACACAAAAGTTCGAAATATGATCTTATACTATCAGCAAGCCATAAAAAAACATGGTGGCAAAGGAGCTTTTTATGTCTTATTAAGAAGAAATAAAGGTTAA
- the rlmB gene encoding 23S rRNA (guanosine(2251)-2'-O)-methyltransferase RlmB yields MKSSKANENCWIYGKHTCISALRNKNRRCIELLVTENFYREFEKEIKQCADSKGIKPRLVENKMFNDVLPKGVNHQGIALKVAPIFHSLNIEEIAEGSGDSSTIVILDQITDTHNIGSILRTSACFNIDALVLPHHHSPSENASIAKAASGALDIVPLIYVTNIVKTMESLKKIGYWCYGFDCNAKENIDEIKNFGQKRVIIFGSEEKGMRRLVKESCDYLLKIPMSNVIDSLNVSNAAAIGLYSIYIKTKITAN; encoded by the coding sequence ATGAAATCATCAAAAGCTAATGAAAACTGTTGGATATATGGAAAGCACACTTGTATTTCAGCATTAAGAAACAAAAATAGGCGGTGTATAGAACTGTTAGTAACAGAAAATTTCTACAGAGAATTTGAGAAAGAAATTAAACAATGTGCAGATAGTAAGGGCATTAAACCTCGACTGGTAGAGAACAAAATGTTCAATGATGTTTTACCCAAAGGTGTCAATCATCAAGGAATTGCTTTAAAAGTTGCTCCTATTTTTCACAGCTTAAATATCGAAGAAATAGCTGAAGGTTCAGGTGACAGCTCTACTATAGTCATTTTAGATCAAATTACTGATACACACAATATAGGGTCGATTTTAAGAACCTCAGCTTGTTTCAACATTGATGCACTGGTTTTACCACATCACCATTCACCGAGCGAAAATGCATCTATCGCAAAAGCAGCAAGTGGAGCACTGGATATTGTTCCTCTAATATACGTTACAAACATAGTAAAAACGATGGAGTCTTTAAAAAAGATAGGCTACTGGTGTTATGGGTTTGATTGCAATGCAAAGGAAAATATAGATGAAATAAAGAATTTTGGGCAAAAAAGAGTAATTATTTTTGGTTCTGAAGAGAAAGGAATGCGGAGATTAGTGAAAGAAAGTTGTGATTATCTTTTAAAAATTCCAATGTCAAACGTAATTGATAGTCTAAATGTTTCAAACGCAGCAGCAATAGGACTATATTCCATTTACATTAAAACAAAAATCACTGCAAATTAG
- the glyS gene encoding glycine--tRNA ligase subunit beta translates to MLSQLLFECLSEEIPSRMQNSSAAQVKSYITNAFSKNNVKFASIEVYVTARRIALFIDGISALELKDSNNEIKGPRVNAPKSAIEGFLRKNRKGEEDLLIRKVNDEDFYFIKRESCLFNINGFLKNQLEEMLKNFSWPKSMRWSERKERWVRPIKNILCILNDEIIPISFAGVTACNVTYGHRFLSGDAVLTVKTPKDYFELLEKNNVILQLDKRKQFILDQINKFTKEENLQLEKNDYLLNELAGLIEWPIVLFGKVKSSELPKKVILSIINTQQKYLALSDGQKISHFVTVVNVNNNEVVKGHERILEARLADAQFLISQDKKENLDYYVKKLSSISFHASLGSVEEKVKRIIALSKYIAIFIPHASLIKVERAAYLAKADLATLIVKEFPGLQGVMSGYYASYFQEDKEVVEAITEHYKPIGSDQECPRSPTAIAVAIADKMDSLVGLIAAGEKISGSYDQFGLRRMTIGIIRTILENNLHIPIRLLIDKSVSLCSRLLLNKNITPVDKPSEKQILELVFKFCLERFKIILKNRNIRQDVVDSILYKVDINDLLKAEKQTVILDRYLSTKEGEQVLSTYKRASNMMSKVRKSDGTTYNASYSKKFLIEDEEIALSNCAIAACKNIKQAIENNDFNTALDELARFAPFINQFMDSVKINCDSNELRINRLSLLANVVSTFHLVAEFNLIQVKQLINAQAI, encoded by the coding sequence ATGTTGTCACAATTATTGTTTGAATGTCTTTCAGAAGAAATTCCATCAAGAATGCAGAATTCATCTGCAGCTCAGGTTAAGAGCTATATCACTAATGCTTTTAGTAAAAATAATGTGAAATTTGCATCTATAGAAGTTTATGTGACTGCACGTCGCATTGCTCTTTTTATTGATGGCATAAGTGCTTTAGAGCTAAAAGATTCTAACAATGAAATTAAAGGACCAAGAGTTAATGCACCGAAAAGTGCTATCGAAGGTTTTTTGAGAAAAAATCGGAAAGGTGAAGAAGATTTACTCATTCGCAAAGTAAATGATGAAGATTTTTACTTCATTAAGAGAGAAAGCTGCTTATTTAACATCAACGGGTTTCTCAAAAATCAACTGGAGGAAATGCTAAAAAACTTTTCTTGGCCAAAGAGTATGAGATGGAGTGAAAGAAAAGAGAGATGGGTTAGGCCAATTAAAAATATTCTATGTATTTTAAATGACGAAATAATACCTATATCTTTTGCAGGGGTTACAGCATGCAACGTGACGTATGGTCATAGGTTTCTTTCAGGTGATGCAGTACTTACTGTTAAAACGCCCAAAGACTATTTTGAATTGTTAGAAAAAAATAATGTCATTCTCCAGTTGGACAAAAGAAAGCAATTTATACTAGATCAGATTAATAAGTTTACAAAAGAGGAGAACTTACAACTTGAAAAAAATGATTATTTACTTAATGAATTGGCAGGGCTTATAGAGTGGCCAATAGTATTATTTGGTAAAGTAAAATCATCAGAATTACCGAAGAAAGTAATACTTAGTATAATTAATACGCAGCAAAAGTATCTTGCTTTAAGTGATGGACAGAAAATATCACATTTTGTTACTGTTGTAAATGTTAACAACAATGAAGTTGTCAAAGGCCATGAAAGAATATTAGAAGCACGTCTTGCTGATGCCCAGTTTTTGATATCTCAAGACAAGAAGGAAAACCTAGATTACTATGTCAAAAAATTGAGCTCTATTTCATTTCATGCTTCGCTCGGTAGCGTAGAAGAAAAAGTGAAGCGTATTATCGCTCTTTCAAAGTATATAGCGATATTTATTCCACATGCTTCATTAATTAAAGTTGAACGTGCTGCATATTTAGCAAAGGCAGATCTTGCAACGTTGATAGTGAAAGAATTTCCGGGATTGCAAGGAGTAATGAGTGGATACTACGCTTCTTATTTTCAAGAGGATAAAGAAGTAGTGGAAGCTATAACTGAGCACTATAAGCCAATTGGATCGGACCAAGAATGCCCTAGATCTCCTACTGCGATTGCTGTAGCTATTGCAGACAAAATGGATAGTTTGGTTGGCTTAATTGCAGCAGGTGAGAAAATCTCTGGTTCGTATGATCAGTTTGGTTTGCGTAGAATGACAATTGGTATAATTAGAACAATACTTGAAAATAATTTGCATATTCCAATTAGATTGCTGATAGATAAGTCAGTATCTTTATGTTCAAGGCTTCTATTGAATAAAAATATAACTCCAGTTGATAAGCCAAGTGAAAAACAAATTTTAGAACTAGTATTTAAATTCTGCTTAGAAAGGTTCAAGATTATTTTAAAAAATAGAAATATAAGGCAAGATGTTGTAGATTCAATACTATATAAAGTCGATATTAATGATCTGCTGAAAGCGGAAAAGCAAACTGTGATATTGGATCGTTATCTTAGTACAAAAGAAGGTGAACAGGTTCTAAGCACTTATAAAAGAGCCAGTAACATGATGAGCAAAGTGAGAAAAAGTGATGGCACTACTTATAATGCATCTTACAGTAAGAAGTTTTTGATTGAAGATGAGGAGATTGCGCTATCAAATTGTGCTATAGCTGCTTGTAAAAACATCAAACAAGCGATAGAAAATAACGACTTTAATACAGCGCTTGATGAACTTGCTCGTTTTGCTCCATTTATCAATCAATTTATGGACAGTGTAAAGATTAACTGTGATTCTAATGAGCTTAGAATAAACAGGTTATCTTTGCTTGCAAATGTTGTTTCTACCTTTCATTTAGTAGCAGAGTTTAACCTTATACAGGTTAAACAATTGATAAATGCTCAGGCAATATAA